From a region of the Zerene cesonia ecotype Mississippi chromosome 11, Zerene_cesonia_1.1, whole genome shotgun sequence genome:
- the LOC119830258 gene encoding protein obstructor-E, giving the protein MAFKCKIIAFACLIALASAAGPKNRKPANPAPARVAASDPDTEITSSCPEDGFFADAEQCDKYYECRNGEIIEKLCPDGMVFNDYNPNDEKCDLPFNIDCSQRPKLQTPIPALHCVRQNGYFAHEEPSECGKFYYCVDGKFNMITCPEGLVYNEKTGICTWADEAKKKGCSAADIFQFDCPQVNETFGLTHPRYADPEDCQFFYVCINGNIPRRSGCKLGQAFDDVQKKCEWARKVPECKDWYKDRLTDAELDALENPPVAKPKPSGAPSRRKPQRPKGKVAEVVVEEILE; this is encoded by the exons ATGGCGTTCAAGTGCAAGATCATAGCTTTCGCGTGTCTAATTG cGTTGGCGTCAGCTGCGGGCCCAAAGAATAGGAAACCAGCGAATCCAGCGCCAGCTCGCGTAGCCGCTTCAGACCCTGATACTGAAATAACGAGCTCCTGTCCCGAAGATGGCTTCTTCGCTGATGCAGAGCAATGCGACAAATACTACGAGTGCAG aaacggtgaaataattgaaaagcTCTGCCCAGACGGCATGGTGTTCAACGATTATAACCCTAATGATGAGAAGTGCGACTTACCTTTCAACATTGACTGCTCTCAGCGCCCCAAACTac AAACGCCCATCCCAGCTCTGCACTGTGTCCGTCAAAATGGTTACTTCGCGCATGAGGAGCCCAGTGAATGTGGCAAATTCTACTACTGCGTGGACGGCAAGTTCAACATGATCACCTGCCCCGAAGGCTTGGTGTACAACGAGAAAACTGGTATCTGCACATGGGCTGACGAGGCTAAGAAGAAGGGATGCAGTGCTGCTG ACATATTCCAGTTCGATTGCCCACAAGTGAACGAAACTTTCGGGCTCACCCACCCGCGTTACGCTGACCCTGAAGACTGCCAATTCTTCTACGTATGCATCAACGGCAACATCCCACGTCGCTCTGGATGCAAGCTCGGTCAGGCCTTCGACGATGTTCAGAAGAAGTGCGAATGGGCAAGGAAGGTCCCAGAATG CAAAGACTGGTACAAGGACCGTCTCACCGACGCTGAGTTGGATGCTCTAGAAAACCCCCCAGTAGCCAAGCCCAAGCCCTCAGGTGCTCCCTCTCGCCGCAAGCCACAGCGCCCCAAAGGCAAAGTAGCCGAAGTCGTAGTAGAAgaaattttagaataa
- the LOC119829968 gene encoding protein obstructor-E, whose amino-acid sequence MSWRVVAVAAGRRAQCCRAEVTCGRQLYNMRICAQFAFFTCIAYVNAGILLQHAPACPEQYGVQAYAHPELCDQFFLCTNGTLTVETCENGLLFDGKGAVHNHCNYHWAVDCGERKADLTPYSTPGCEYQFGIYPDSAECSTSYVKCAFGIPNQEPCTPGLVYDERIHGCNWPDLLQPFCNPEAVVGFKCPTKVPANTQSAKFWPFPRFPVPGDCHRLITCVEGNPRLITCGEGKVFDDQNLTCEDPELVPHCGHA is encoded by the exons ATGAGCTGGAGGGTGGTAGCGGTGGCCGCTGGGCGCCGCGCGCAGTGCTGCCGGGCTGAGGTAACGTGCGGACGTCAATTATACAACATGAGGATTTGTGCACAGTTCGCGTTTTTCACTTGCATCGCGTATG TGAACGCGGGCATATTATTACAACATGCACCAGCTTGTCCAGAGCAATACGGCGTACAG GCGTACGCGCATCCAGAGTTGTGCGACCAGTTCTTCCTATGCACAAACGGGACGCTGACGGTGGAAACTTGTGAAAATGGGCTACTCTTCGACGGCAAGGGCGCTGTACACAATCACTGTAACTACCACTGGGCTGTTGACTGTGGGGAGAGGAAAGCTGATT tgACGCCATACTCTACGCCCGGCTGCGAATACCAATTCGGCATCTACCCAGACAGCGCGGAGTGCTCCACCAGCTATGTGAAGTGCGCCTTCGGTATCCCCAACCAGGAGCCCTGCACTCCTGGCTTGGTCTACGACGAGAGAATCCACGGCTGCAACTGGCCAGACCTTCTGCAACCTTTCTGTAACCCTGAAG CTGTCGTCGGTTTCAAATGCCCAACCAAAGTGCCAGCGAACACGCAATCAGCAAAATTCTGGCCCTTCCCCCGTTTCCCCGTCCCAGGCGACTGCCACAGGCTGATTACCTGCGTTGAAGGCAACCCTCGTCTCATCACCTGTGGGGAAGGCAAGGTCTTTGACGACCAGAACCTAACCTGCGAAGACCCCGAGCTTGTACCACATTGTGGTCACGCGTAA